The following are encoded together in the Xanthobacter autotrophicus Py2 genome:
- a CDS encoding nitrogenase MoFe cofactor biosynthesis protein NifE (TIGRFAM: nitrogenase MoFe cofactor biosynthesis protein NifE~PFAM: oxidoreductase/nitrogenase component 1; BFD domain protein [2Fe-2S]-binding domain protein~KEGG: bra:BRADO5437 nitrogenase molybdenum-cofactor synthesis protein NifE) codes for MSSVSATIQEVFNEPSCAKNQNKSEAEKKKGCTKQLQPGGAAGGCAFDGAKIALQPLTDVAHLVHGPIACEGNSWDNRGAKSSGSQIWRTGFTTDINETDVVFGGEKRLFKSIKEIIEKYNPPAVFVYQTCVPAMIGDDIDAVCKAAKEKFGTPVIPVNSPGFVGPKNLGNKLAGEAILQHVIGTEEPEYTTPYDLNIIGEYNLSGELWQVKPLLDELGIRIMACISGDGRYKDVASSHRAKAAMMVCSKAMINVARKMEERYDIPFFEGSFYGIQDSSDSLREIARMLIERGADPELMDRTEALIEREEANAWAAIAKYKPRFKDKKVLLITGGVKSWSVVAALQEAGLELVGTSVKKSTREDKERIKELMGQDAHMIDDMTPREMYKMLKDAKADIMLSGGRSQFIALKAAMPWLDINQERHHAYMGYVGMVKLVEEIDKALYNPIWEQVRKPAPWDNPANNWQNRAIAEMEAEAAALAADPVAAEKARRAKKICNCKSVDLGTIEDAIAAHGLTTVEGVKTHTNASGGCGACAGRIEEIFEARGLVPAEEPELDPVAAEAKRRAKKVCNCMSVDVGTIEDAIHAGAANLADVKAQTKATGGCGGCAERIEEMLDAAVADADVPVTLVAAE; via the coding sequence ATGAGCTCGGTTTCCGCTACGATCCAGGAAGTCTTCAACGAGCCAAGCTGCGCGAAGAACCAGAACAAATCGGAAGCGGAAAAGAAGAAGGGGTGCACCAAGCAGCTCCAGCCCGGCGGTGCCGCCGGCGGCTGCGCCTTCGACGGCGCCAAGATCGCCCTCCAGCCCCTGACCGACGTCGCCCATCTCGTGCACGGCCCGATCGCCTGCGAGGGCAACAGCTGGGACAATCGCGGCGCGAAGTCGTCCGGCTCGCAGATCTGGCGGACGGGCTTCACCACGGACATCAACGAGACCGACGTGGTGTTCGGCGGTGAGAAGCGCCTGTTCAAGTCGATCAAGGAAATCATCGAGAAGTACAATCCCCCCGCCGTCTTCGTCTACCAGACCTGCGTGCCCGCCATGATCGGCGACGACATCGACGCGGTCTGCAAGGCGGCAAAGGAGAAGTTCGGCACGCCGGTGATCCCGGTGAACTCGCCCGGCTTCGTGGGTCCGAAGAACCTCGGCAACAAGCTCGCGGGCGAAGCTATCCTCCAGCACGTCATCGGCACCGAGGAGCCGGAATACACCACGCCCTACGACCTGAATATCATCGGCGAATACAATCTGTCCGGTGAATTGTGGCAGGTGAAGCCGTTGCTCGACGAGCTCGGCATCCGCATCATGGCCTGCATCTCCGGCGACGGGCGCTACAAGGATGTGGCCTCCTCGCACCGCGCCAAGGCGGCGATGATGGTGTGTTCCAAGGCCATGATCAACGTGGCCCGCAAGATGGAGGAGCGCTACGACATCCCCTTCTTCGAGGGCTCCTTTTACGGCATCCAGGACTCGTCCGACTCGCTCCGCGAGATTGCCCGCATGCTCATCGAGCGCGGCGCCGATCCCGAGCTGATGGACCGCACCGAGGCCCTCATCGAGCGCGAGGAGGCGAACGCCTGGGCCGCCATCGCCAAGTACAAGCCCCGCTTCAAGGACAAGAAGGTGCTGCTGATCACCGGCGGCGTGAAGTCCTGGTCGGTGGTGGCGGCGTTGCAGGAAGCCGGCCTCGAGCTGGTGGGCACTTCCGTTAAGAAGTCCACCCGCGAGGACAAGGAGCGCATCAAGGAGCTCATGGGGCAGGACGCCCACATGATCGACGACATGACGCCCCGTGAAATGTACAAGATGCTGAAGGACGCGAAGGCCGACATCATGCTCTCGGGCGGCCGCTCGCAGTTCATCGCACTCAAGGCCGCCATGCCGTGGCTCGACATCAACCAGGAGCGCCACCACGCCTACATGGGCTATGTGGGCATGGTGAAGCTGGTCGAGGAGATCGACAAGGCGCTCTACAATCCCATCTGGGAGCAGGTGCGCAAACCCGCCCCGTGGGACAATCCGGCCAACAACTGGCAGAACCGCGCCATCGCCGAGATGGAGGCGGAAGCCGCCGCGCTCGCCGCCGATCCGGTGGCCGCCGAGAAGGCGCGCCGGGCCAAGAAGATCTGCAACTGCAAGAGTGTCGACCTCGGTACCATCGAGGACGCCATCGCCGCCCACGGCCTCACCACCGTGGAAGGCGTGAAGACCCACACCAATGCCTCCGGCGGCTGCGGCGCATGCGCCGGTCGCATCGAGGAGATCTTCGAGGCCCGTGGCCTGGTGCCGGCGGAAGAGCCGGAGCTTGATCCGGTCGCGGCGGAGGCCAAGCGGCGCGCCAAGAAGGTGTGCAATTGCATGAGCGTGGATGTAGGCACCATCGAGGATGCCATCCACGCCGGCGCTGCCAACCTCGCCGACGTGAAGGCGCAGACCAAGGCCACCGGCGGCTGCGGCGGCTGCGCCGAGCGCATCGAGGAGATGCTGGACGCGGCTGTTGCGGATGCCGACGTGCCGGTCACCCTCGTGGCAGCGGAATAG
- a CDS encoding nitrogenase molybdenum-iron cofactor biosynthesis protein NifN (TIGRFAM: nitrogenase molybdenum-iron cofactor biosynthesis protein NifN~PFAM: oxidoreductase/nitrogenase component 1~KEGG: bra:BRADO5436 nitrogenase reductase-associated ferredoxin, NifN) → MAKFVTGKKACAVNPLKMSQPIGGALAFMGLRGAMPLLHGSQGCTSFGLVLFVRHFKEAIPLQTTAMSEVATVLGGLDNVEQAVLNIYNRTKPEIIGICSTGVTETKGDDVDGYIKLIRAKYPQLADFPMVYVSTPDFKDAFQDGWEKTVAKMVEVLVKTPEPETKRDPKRINVLPGCHLQPGDLDELRTIFEDFGLEPSFLPDLAGSLDGHIPDDFTPTTIGGIGVEEIATMGDASWTIAIGAQMRRAAEAMEKKTGVPYRLFERLCGLGPNDEFFMFLSEISGREVPKKYRRQRGQLVDAMLDAHFHLGGRKLAIGAEPDLLFDVASMLHEMGTHITTAVTTTQSPVFEQLEADEVLLGDLEDLETLAKERGCDLLLTHSHGRQAAERLNIPFHRIGIPMFDRIGAGHRMIVGYRGTRELIFTLANLCIADHEANHDVTPDTWKNPWDGDGHGHAHAPAVTPTHGTAVSTSHH, encoded by the coding sequence ATGGCGAAATTCGTCACGGGCAAGAAGGCCTGCGCGGTCAATCCGCTGAAGATGAGCCAGCCCATCGGCGGCGCGCTCGCCTTCATGGGGCTGCGCGGTGCCATGCCACTGCTGCACGGCTCGCAGGGCTGCACGTCGTTCGGCCTGGTGCTGTTCGTGCGCCACTTCAAGGAGGCGATCCCGCTCCAGACCACTGCCATGAGTGAGGTCGCGACCGTGCTCGGCGGCCTCGACAATGTGGAGCAGGCGGTTCTCAACATCTACAACCGGACCAAGCCGGAGATCATCGGCATCTGCTCCACCGGCGTCACCGAGACCAAGGGCGACGACGTGGACGGCTATATCAAGCTGATCCGTGCCAAGTATCCGCAGCTTGCCGACTTCCCGATGGTCTATGTCTCCACGCCCGACTTCAAGGACGCCTTCCAGGACGGCTGGGAGAAGACGGTCGCGAAGATGGTCGAGGTGCTGGTGAAGACGCCGGAGCCGGAGACCAAGCGCGATCCCAAGCGCATCAATGTGCTGCCGGGTTGCCACCTGCAGCCCGGCGACCTCGACGAACTGCGCACCATCTTCGAGGATTTCGGCCTGGAGCCATCCTTCCTGCCGGATCTCGCCGGCTCGCTGGACGGGCACATTCCGGACGACTTTACCCCCACCACCATTGGCGGGATCGGGGTGGAGGAAATCGCCACCATGGGCGATGCCTCCTGGACCATCGCCATCGGCGCGCAGATGCGCCGGGCGGCCGAGGCCATGGAGAAGAAGACCGGTGTGCCCTATCGGCTGTTCGAGCGGCTGTGCGGGCTCGGTCCGAACGATGAATTCTTCATGTTCCTGAGCGAGATCTCGGGACGCGAGGTGCCCAAGAAGTATCGCCGGCAGCGGGGCCAGCTGGTGGATGCCATGCTGGACGCCCACTTCCATCTGGGCGGCCGCAAGCTCGCCATTGGTGCCGAGCCGGACCTCCTGTTCGACGTGGCGTCCATGCTCCACGAGATGGGCACCCATATCACCACAGCGGTCACCACCACCCAGTCGCCGGTGTTCGAGCAGCTGGAGGCGGATGAGGTGCTGCTCGGCGATCTCGAGGACCTGGAGACGCTGGCGAAGGAACGCGGTTGCGACCTGCTGCTGACCCATTCCCATGGCCGGCAGGCGGCGGAGCGGCTGAACATTCCGTTCCACCGCATCGGCATTCCCATGTTTGACCGCATCGGCGCCGGCCACCGCATGATCGTGGGCTATCGCGGCACGCGCGAGCTGATCTTCACGCTGGCGAACCTGTGCATCGCTGATCACGAGGCGAACCACGACGTAACGCCTGACACCTGGAAAAATCCGTGGGACGGGGATGGTCACGGCCACGCCCATGCCCCAGCGGTGACGCCCACCCACGGCACCGCCGTGAGCACGTCCCACCACTAA
- a CDS encoding nitrogen fixation protein NifX (TIGRFAM: nitrogen fixation protein NifX~PFAM: Dinitrogenase iron-molybdenum cofactor biosynthesis protein~KEGG: bbt:BBta_5920 nitrogenase molybdenum-iron protein NifX), translating into MKVAFATQDLKRVDAHFGWAKNIAIYEVGPESHHFVEAIEFDGDLKEDGNEDKLAPKIEAIKDCAILYVAAIGGSGAARVVANNIHPMKVNQPEEIEDLIEKLATVLRGTPPPWLRKVMSKGQERTFDFDE; encoded by the coding sequence ATGAAAGTCGCATTTGCAACCCAGGACCTCAAACGGGTCGATGCCCATTTCGGGTGGGCCAAGAACATCGCCATCTACGAGGTGGGTCCGGAAAGCCATCATTTCGTGGAAGCCATCGAGTTCGACGGCGACCTGAAGGAAGACGGCAACGAGGACAAGCTCGCCCCGAAGATCGAGGCGATCAAGGATTGCGCGATCCTCTACGTGGCTGCCATTGGCGGTTCGGGCGCGGCGCGGGTGGTGGCCAACAACATCCACCCCATGAAGGTGAACCAGCCCGAGGAGATCGAAGACCTCATCGAGAAGCTGGCCACGGTGCTGCGCGGCACGCCTCCGCCCTGGCTGCGCAAGGTGATGTCGAAGGGCCAGGAACGTACTTTCGATTTTGATGAATGA
- a CDS encoding protein of unknown function DUF269 (PFAM: protein of unknown function DUF269~KEGG: bbt:BBta_5919 hypothetical protein), whose product MSEAAQVIEPVSAEDNPFIKQLIKVWRAQDTHGAWEGKADLDLIADYIVDKEARRALPIIGDPDPETIWRMELFFNAVCLLIERETKVMITPMLKMSHEGFGRMVLIGGRLIVVNKQLRDVHRYGFDNLGKLAEEGTKFVSSGVEMIRKFPEVANY is encoded by the coding sequence ATGTCCGAAGCAGCGCAAGTGATCGAGCCGGTATCGGCCGAAGACAATCCCTTCATCAAGCAACTCATCAAGGTCTGGCGTGCCCAGGACACCCATGGTGCTTGGGAAGGCAAGGCGGACCTGGATCTCATCGCCGACTATATCGTCGACAAGGAGGCGCGGCGCGCCCTGCCCATCATCGGTGATCCCGATCCCGAGACCATCTGGCGCATGGAGCTGTTCTTCAACGCCGTATGCCTGCTGATCGAGCGGGAGACCAAGGTGATGATCACCCCCATGCTGAAGATGAGCCACGAGGGCTTCGGCCGCATGGTGCTTATCGGCGGTCGGCTGATCGTGGTCAACAAGCAGCTGCGCGACGTTCACCGCTATGGTTTCGACAATCTCGGCAAGCTTGCCGAGGAGGGGACGAAGTTCGTGTCCTCGGGTGTCGAGATGATCCGGAAGTTTCCGGAAGTGGCCAACTACTGA
- a CDS encoding protein of unknown function DUF683 (PFAM: protein of unknown function DUF683~KEGG: bra:BRADO5433 conserved hypothetical protein (DUF683)) codes for MSDVEELKAEIKKLSAKATQAKMDLHDLSEELPISWETIMDVAKRAHSAFAELEKKRADLKALEAA; via the coding sequence ATGAGCGACGTGGAAGAACTCAAGGCCGAAATCAAGAAGCTGTCCGCCAAGGCGACGCAGGCAAAAATGGACCTCCACGATCTGTCCGAGGAACTCCCCATCAGCTGGGAGACGATCATGGATGTCGCCAAGAGGGCGCACAGCGCCTTCGCCGAGCTGGAAAAGAAGCGCGCGGACCTGAAGGCACTTGAGGCCGCCTAA
- a CDS encoding Ferredoxin III 4(4Fe-4S) nif-specific (TIGRFAM: Ferredoxin III 4[4Fe-4S] nif-specific~PFAM: 4Fe-4S ferredoxin iron-sulfur binding domain protein~KEGG: bra:BRADO5432 ferredoxin-3 (ferredoxin III) (FdIII)), with protein sequence MSNETRDGRAWQPDYLLDIDADKCIGCGRCFKVCGRDVMTLKGINEDGEVVSLDDDEDDEVEKKVMVMNDTGACIGCGACARVCPANCQVHGHEQAAA encoded by the coding sequence ATGTCCAACGAAACCCGAGATGGTCGAGCCTGGCAGCCAGACTATTTGCTCGATATCGATGCTGACAAGTGCATCGGTTGCGGGCGCTGCTTCAAGGTCTGCGGCCGGGACGTGATGACGCTGAAGGGCATCAACGAGGACGGCGAAGTCGTCTCCCTCGACGATGACGAGGACGACGAGGTCGAGAAGAAGGTGATGGTCATGAACGACACGGGCGCCTGCATCGGTTGCGGTGCATGCGCGCGCGTTTGCCCGGCCAACTGCCAGGTTCATGGTCACGAGCAGGCCGCGGCCTGA
- a CDS encoding NifQ family protein (PFAM: NifQ family protein~KEGG: zmo:ZMO1831 nitrogen fixation protein), translating to MAAEEVYDWLIASSTASAGDPSDVHVAASIAAVAFAEAEEDGRHCLEALGLEKGAFLDLARILFPDAVEALDRRIEGRSISVEAEEQSIRDILGIYSSDAGRLQTHFIAMIARRCQSPHHLWQDLGLRDRAELRELMTRRFAPLAQKNRQDMKWKKFLYRMVCGSEGFTLCAAPVCSDCDEFHVCFGAEDGESRLARNRNAAANANVPLGQLGVDALPDAAE from the coding sequence ATGGCCGCCGAAGAGGTCTATGACTGGTTGATTGCTTCATCGACCGCTTCGGCCGGCGATCCTTCGGACGTGCATGTGGCGGCCTCCATCGCCGCCGTCGCCTTTGCCGAGGCGGAAGAGGACGGGCGCCATTGCCTCGAGGCTCTGGGCCTGGAGAAGGGCGCCTTCCTCGATCTAGCCCGCATCCTGTTTCCCGACGCGGTTGAGGCGCTGGATCGGCGTATCGAGGGGCGTTCGATCTCGGTCGAGGCGGAAGAGCAGTCGATCCGTGACATTCTGGGCATCTATTCTTCCGATGCCGGGCGGCTGCAGACCCATTTCATCGCCATGATCGCGCGGCGCTGCCAGTCCCCTCACCACCTGTGGCAGGACCTGGGGCTCAGGGACCGGGCGGAGCTGCGGGAACTCATGACGCGCCGCTTCGCGCCGCTGGCGCAGAAGAACCGGCAGGACATGAAGTGGAAGAAGTTCCTCTACCGCATGGTCTGCGGGTCGGAGGGCTTCACTTTGTGCGCGGCGCCGGTGTGCTCGGACTGCGACGAATTCCACGTCTGCTTCGGCGCCGAGGACGGGGAATCGCGCCTCGCCCGGAACCGCAATGCCGCCGCCAATGCCAACGTGCCGCTCGGCCAGTTGGGCGTCGATGCATTGCCGGACGCTGCCGAATAG
- a CDS encoding conserved hypothetical protein (KEGG: bra:BRADO5430 hypothetical protein): MATTLIKTTSDGRKLEVSGLAILLDGQLESFDLTEIKLHPNCRKIWSVHPEATHLAGRVTLTKEEAALVEKAFKEAEAEILASPAAINERFRIAMMWRARSEGIE; the protein is encoded by the coding sequence ATGGCTACCACGCTCATCAAGACCACTTCGGACGGGCGCAAGCTCGAAGTTTCGGGCCTCGCCATTCTCCTCGACGGACAACTTGAATCCTTTGACCTCACCGAGATCAAGCTGCATCCCAATTGCCGCAAGATCTGGTCGGTCCACCCGGAGGCAACCCACCTTGCCGGCCGCGTGACTCTGACCAAGGAAGAAGCCGCGCTGGTGGAAAAGGCCTTCAAGGAGGCTGAGGCCGAGATCCTCGCCAGCCCTGCCGCCATCAACGAGCGCTTCCGCATCGCGATGATGTGGCGCGCCCGCAGCGAAGGCATCGAGTGA
- a CDS encoding Rhodanese domain protein (PFAM: Rhodanese domain protein~KEGG: bra:BRADO5429 thiosulfate sulfurtransferase (rhodanese)) has product MSTVLPGPLVSTEWLAEHLEAPDVKILDCTWLHESSNMDGKTQYRGRHLPGSVHFDIDHVADKTNPLPHMLPPAAEFAKKVGLLGIADGDKIVVYDRLCGGAAAARVWWMFRSFGYDDVAVLDGGYGKWVKEKKPSDMSPVRPEPKTFTATFNPALVRNLGEMVANVASKADQVVDARGPAKFAGTQDDVFPVKKKGHIPGSVNLPWGDLIVEESGELIQPDALAARFSAAGIDIAKPVVATCASGTISAVVLLALFILGNKTAALYDGSWAEWGLAEDTPAAAAA; this is encoded by the coding sequence ATGTCCACCGTTCTTCCCGGACCGTTGGTAAGCACCGAATGGCTGGCCGAGCATCTCGAAGCGCCGGACGTGAAGATCCTGGACTGCACCTGGCTGCATGAAAGCAGCAATATGGACGGGAAGACCCAGTATCGCGGGCGTCATCTTCCCGGCTCGGTGCATTTCGACATCGATCATGTGGCCGACAAGACCAATCCCCTCCCCCACATGCTTCCGCCCGCCGCGGAGTTCGCCAAGAAGGTCGGCCTTCTTGGCATCGCCGACGGCGACAAGATCGTGGTCTATGATCGCCTGTGCGGCGGTGCGGCCGCGGCCCGGGTGTGGTGGATGTTCCGCAGCTTCGGCTACGACGACGTGGCCGTGCTGGACGGCGGCTACGGCAAATGGGTGAAGGAGAAGAAGCCCTCCGACATGTCGCCCGTGCGGCCGGAGCCCAAGACCTTCACAGCGACCTTCAATCCGGCACTCGTGCGCAACCTCGGCGAGATGGTGGCCAATGTCGCCAGCAAGGCCGACCAGGTCGTCGACGCGCGCGGGCCTGCCAAGTTTGCCGGCACCCAGGACGACGTGTTCCCGGTGAAGAAAAAGGGCCACATCCCCGGCTCGGTCAACCTGCCCTGGGGCGACCTGATCGTCGAAGAAAGCGGCGAGCTGATCCAGCCCGACGCGCTGGCGGCTCGTTTCTCCGCCGCCGGCATCGACATCGCCAAGCCGGTTGTGGCGACCTGCGCTTCCGGCACCATTTCGGCTGTGGTGCTGCTCGCGCTGTTCATCCTCGGCAACAAGACGGCGGCGCTCTACGACGGCTCGTGGGCCGAATGGGGCCTTGCCGAAGACACTCCGGCGGCCGCCGCGGCCTGA
- a CDS encoding conserved hypothetical protein (KEGG: bbt:BBta_5913 hypothetical protein): MIVASEFASRSLEEIKELLAGGTLTVYSVARPVTADHAVDRSGKLVAFTFATPAFGTPSEDGSEVASFVAETVNASDVGTPGFARAVTADGKVVADFSAGPGDREIKFSEVSFSANAPVKVVKFKFNPEGGWPERVDYYDAHPRPGYSLPKVR; encoded by the coding sequence ATGATCGTCGCGTCGGAATTCGCAAGCCGCTCCCTCGAGGAGATCAAGGAGCTGCTGGCGGGCGGCACCCTCACCGTCTATTCCGTGGCCCGCCCCGTGACCGCCGACCATGCGGTGGACCGCAGCGGCAAGCTCGTCGCCTTCACGTTCGCCACGCCGGCCTTCGGCACCCCGTCCGAGGACGGCTCCGAAGTGGCGAGCTTCGTCGCCGAGACGGTGAACGCCAGCGACGTGGGCACCCCGGGCTTTGCCCGCGCGGTGACCGCCGACGGCAAGGTGGTGGCTGACTTCTCCGCCGGCCCCGGCGACCGCGAGATCAAGTTCTCGGAAGTCTCCTTCTCCGCCAACGCGCCGGTGAAGGTGGTGAAGTTCAAGTTCAACCCCGAAGGCGGCTGGCCCGAGCGCGTCGACTACTACGACGCCCACCCGCGCCCCGGCTACAGCCTGCCCAAGGTGCGCTGA
- a CDS encoding amine oxidase (PFAM: amine oxidase~KEGG: bbt:BBta_2164 putative amine oxidase), producing the protein MLDTAIIGGGLCGLALARSLKKAGRSPTLFEARARLGGRILSAVPATTGEALDLGPTWFWPDTQPLISAFVSELGLSSFAQHDEGAVLHLTEADKGPQGFEQQVHGGARRVAGGMARLVATLADGLGEEDIRLGHVLHKVEDKGDHVVLTFRVDDAFLTIEARHAVIALPPRLVAETVRFAPDLDMATRDAMGAAPTWMAAQAKVVMAYSSPFWREAGQSGNAFVTHEQAVVGEIFDACDATGTKAALGGFLSFPPDLREAFLVGLPMLMDSQLVQVFGSAAEGGEQLYQDWALEPFTCSARDRAEPQGEHVAFSNPLLRRPLWDGRLYLGGSETATQGAGYLEGALEAARRIERALARARAEEDEVVLPEGLPVNAASLARFATWVATLNDAAFEAYRVRLNRALAAQQREQLTQRAMLGAIEDIYERAADMLDTLPFDMAGVPVEKGRSALMSDVQAPFRDFIQTLLDDIIAFNRTSCALSNFPGEHHLSKDYVQTILRDVAAAWRDFCLAANRRLLAKAERAAAGNALPPGAGPRKGPILTSAS; encoded by the coding sequence ATGCTGGACACGGCGATCATCGGCGGCGGGCTATGCGGCCTCGCCCTGGCGCGGAGCCTCAAGAAGGCCGGCCGCAGCCCGACCCTGTTCGAGGCGCGCGCCCGTCTCGGCGGACGCATCCTCTCCGCGGTGCCGGCCACCACCGGCGAGGCGCTGGATCTCGGGCCCACCTGGTTCTGGCCCGATACCCAGCCGCTCATTTCCGCCTTCGTGTCGGAACTGGGCCTGTCCAGCTTCGCCCAGCACGACGAGGGGGCGGTGCTCCACCTCACCGAGGCCGACAAGGGCCCCCAGGGCTTCGAGCAGCAGGTGCATGGCGGCGCGCGGCGCGTGGCCGGCGGCATGGCGCGGCTGGTGGCCACCCTCGCCGATGGCCTAGGGGAAGAGGACATCCGCCTCGGCCACGTGCTCCACAAGGTGGAGGACAAGGGTGACCATGTGGTGCTCACCTTCCGCGTGGACGACGCCTTCCTCACCATCGAGGCCCGGCATGCGGTGATCGCGCTGCCGCCGCGCCTGGTGGCGGAAACCGTGCGCTTTGCGCCGGACCTCGACATGGCCACCCGCGACGCCATGGGCGCGGCCCCCACCTGGATGGCCGCCCAGGCCAAGGTGGTGATGGCTTATTCCTCCCCCTTCTGGCGGGAGGCCGGCCAGTCCGGCAACGCCTTCGTCACTCATGAGCAGGCGGTGGTGGGCGAGATCTTCGACGCCTGCGACGCCACCGGCACCAAGGCGGCGCTGGGCGGCTTCCTCAGCTTTCCGCCGGACTTGCGGGAGGCCTTCCTGGTTGGCCTGCCGATGCTCATGGACAGCCAGCTGGTGCAGGTGTTCGGGAGCGCCGCCGAGGGCGGCGAGCAGCTGTACCAGGACTGGGCGTTGGAGCCTTTCACCTGCTCCGCCCGCGACCGGGCCGAGCCGCAGGGCGAGCACGTGGCCTTTTCCAATCCCCTGCTGCGCCGCCCGCTGTGGGACGGACGACTCTATCTCGGCGGCTCCGAGACCGCGACCCAGGGCGCCGGCTATCTGGAGGGCGCGCTCGAGGCGGCCCGGCGCATCGAACGGGCGCTGGCCCGCGCGCGCGCCGAGGAGGATGAGGTGGTCCTGCCGGAAGGTCTTCCGGTGAATGCGGCGAGCCTCGCACGCTTCGCGACCTGGGTGGCGACGCTGAACGATGCGGCCTTCGAGGCCTATCGGGTGCGGCTCAACCGGGCACTGGCCGCCCAGCAGCGCGAGCAGCTGACCCAGCGCGCCATGCTCGGCGCCATCGAGGACATCTACGAGCGCGCTGCGGACATGCTCGACACGCTGCCCTTCGACATGGCGGGCGTGCCGGTGGAGAAGGGCCGCTCGGCGCTGATGAGCGACGTGCAGGCGCCGTTCCGCGACTTCATTCAGACCCTGCTCGACGACATCATCGCCTTCAACCGCACCTCCTGCGCCCTTTCCAATTTCCCCGGCGAGCACCATTTGTCGAAGGACTATGTGCAGACCATCCTGCGCGACGTGGCGGCCGCCTGGCGCGACTTCTGCCTTGCCGCCAACCGCCGCCTGCTGGCCAAGGCCGAACGGGCGGCGGCGGGCAATGCCCTTCCCCCCGGCGCGGGTCCCCGCAAGGGCCCGATCCTGACGAGTGCATCGTGA
- a CDS encoding Rieske (2Fe-2S) domain protein (PFAM: Rieske [2Fe-2S] domain protein~KEGG: bra:BRADO5427 hypothetical protein) produces the protein MEPSIAEENGPEGVVAYVVCSMSDIPSQRARGFELMKVEDGVEKPFNLIVVRWGRQVFGYVNLCPHDGVKLDWERNQFLDPNGIRLMCGKHGALFELGTGVCIEGPCKGRSLTPVALSIIDNDICVTGVTLAEEEEDEDDEEITSCSDEGGGV, from the coding sequence ATGGAACCCAGCATCGCCGAAGAAAACGGGCCTGAAGGCGTCGTCGCCTACGTCGTCTGCTCCATGAGCGACATTCCGAGCCAGCGCGCGCGGGGGTTCGAGCTGATGAAGGTGGAGGACGGTGTCGAGAAGCCGTTCAACCTCATTGTCGTGCGTTGGGGCCGGCAGGTGTTCGGCTATGTCAACCTGTGCCCCCATGACGGCGTGAAGCTGGACTGGGAGCGCAACCAGTTCCTGGATCCCAACGGCATCCGCCTGATGTGCGGCAAGCACGGCGCCCTGTTCGAGCTGGGCACCGGCGTGTGCATCGAGGGGCCGTGCAAGGGCCGCAGCCTCACGCCGGTGGCGCTGAGCATCATCGACAACGACATCTGCGTGACCGGGGTGACGCTGGCCGAGGAAGAAGAAGACGAGGATGATGAGGAGATCACCTCGTGCTCCGACGAGGGCGGCGGCGTCTGA